A region of the Mytilus edulis chromosome 11, xbMytEdul2.2, whole genome shotgun sequence genome:
GTGCAGTGTTTCCGTATGCTATGAGTGTAGTGTATCCGTATGTCATGGGTGTGGTGTGTCTGTATGTCATGGGTGCAATGTATCCGTATGTCATGGGTGTAGTGTATCTGTATGACATGGGTTTAAAGTATCTGTATGTCATGGGTGAAATGTATCCGTATGTCATGGGTGTTGTGTATTTGTATGACATGGGTGCAGTGTATCCGTATGTCATGGGTGCAATGTAACCGTTTGTCGTGAGTGCAGTGTATCCGTATGCCATGGTTGTAGTGAAACCGTTTGTCATGAGTGCAGTGTATCCATATGCCATGGGTGTAGTGTAACCGTTAGTCATGAGTGCAGTGTATCCGTATGCCATGGATGTAGTGTAACCGTTTGTCATGGGTGTGGTGTGTCTGTATGTCATGGGTGCAATGTATCCGTATTTCATGGGTGTAGTGTATCTGTATGACATGGGTGTAAAGTATCTGTATGTCATGGGTGAAATGTATCCGTATGTCATGGGTGTTGTGTATTTGTATGACATGGATGTAGTGTATCTGTATGTCATGGGTGCAATGTAACCGTTTGTCGTGAGTGCAGTGTATCCGTATGCCATGGGTGTAGTGAAACCGTTTGTCATGAGTGCAATGTATCCATATACCATGGGTGTAGTGTAACCGTTAGTCATGAGTGCAGTGTATCCGTATGCCATGGGTGTAGTGTAACCGTTTGTCATGGGTGCAGTGTATCCGTATGCCATGGGTGTAGTGTCACCGTTTGTCATGGGTGCAGTGTATCCATATATCATGGGTGCTGTGTTGCCGTTTGCCACAAGTGCAGTGTAATCGTATGTCATAGTTGAAGTGTATTCGTACTAGTATTTCATGGGTGTAGTGTATCCGTATGTCATTGGTTTAGTATATCCGTATGACATGGGGACAGTGTGTCCGTATGTCATAATGGCAGTGTATTTGTACTAGAATTTCATGGGTGTAGTGTAACCTTAGTTCATGGGTGCAGTGTTTCCACAtgtcattgattgattgatctgtATTTCATGGGTACATGTGTTACAGTATATCACAGGTGCATTGAATCCGTATCATGGGTAACCATGTGTCATGGGTGCGGTGTATTCGTATGTCAATGGTGCAGTGTAACTGCATGTTCTAGATATagtgtatataaatataatgggTGCTGTGCTACCATATAACACGGGTGCAGTTTAACCGTATGCCATGAGTGCAGTGTATCCATATGTCACAAGTGCCGTGTTTCCGTATGTTATGGGTTCTGTGTGACCGTATGTCATATTTGCAGTGTATTCGTATTTCACAGGTTAAGAGTATCCGTAGATCATGGAAACAGTGTATCCGTAGATCATGGAAACAGTGTATCCTTATGTCATGGGTGTAGTGTATTCGCATTTTTTCGCAGTGTATCCGTATGACATTGGTATCGTGTATCCGTATGTCAAGTGTGCAGTCTATCAGTATGTCATGTGTACAGTGTATCCGTATTTCATGAGTGCAGtgtaaatgtattttatga
Encoded here:
- the LOC139494377 gene encoding ice nucleation protein-like — translated: MTYDYTALVANGNTAPMIYGYTAPMTNGDTTPMAYGYTAPMTNGYTTPMAYGYTALMTNGYTTPMVYGYIALMTNGFTTPMAYGYTALTTNGYIAPMTYRYTTSMSYKYTTPMTYGYISPMTYRYFTPMSYRYTTPMKYGYIAPMTYRHTTPMTNGYTTSMAYGYTALMTNGYTTPMAYGYTALMTNGFTTTMAYGYTALTTNGYIAPMTYGYTAPMSYKYTTPMTYGYISPMTYRYFKPMSYRYTTPMTYGYIAPMTYRHTTPMTYGYTTLIAYGNTALMKYGYTLHI